In a genomic window of Scyliorhinus torazame isolate Kashiwa2021f chromosome 5, sScyTor2.1, whole genome shotgun sequence:
- the LOC140422471 gene encoding uncharacterized protein isoform X1: MEKPWKCEDCGVGLKSPSELEVHRRSHTGERPFTCSECKKRFTHLSTLQTHQRVHTGERPFVCSVCGKGFASSSHMRTHQRVHTGERPFTCSICGKGFSDSSNLLMHQRVHTGGRQFICSDCGKDFTQFSHLQSHQRVHSGEKPFTCSQCGMGFTNSSNLLRHQRVHTGERPFTCSECGKGFRNSTQLRIHRRVHTGERPFTCSECGKGFSNSSDRQKHRRLHTGERPFTCSECGKGFTVSSTLLAHQRVHTGERPFMCSECGKGFCNSSSLLTHQRVHTRERPLMCSECGKGFSDSSSLLRHRQLHAEKRPFKCSECGKGFTRPSTLRRHQRVHKQAESLDSAVIAAVHHIQE; this comes from the coding sequence atggagaaaccgtggaaatgtgaggactgtggggtgggaTTAAAATCCCCATCCGAGCTGGaggttcatcgacgcagtcacactggggagaggccattcacctgctccgagtgcaaGAAGCGATTCActcatttatccaccctgcagacacaccagagagttcacactggggagaggccgttcgtctgctctgtgtgtggaaagggattcgccAGTTCATCCCACAtgaggacacaccagcgagttcacaccggggagaggccattcacctgctctatatgtgggaaaggattcagtgattcatcaaaCCTGCTGATGCACCAGAGAGTTCATACCGGGGGAAGGCAGTTCATCTGCTCTGATTGTGGAAAGGATTTCACTCAGTTTTCACACctacagtcacaccagcgagttcactctggggagaaaccgttcacctgctctcagtgtgggatgggattcaccaATTCATCCAACTTgctgaggcaccagcgagttcacaccggggagaggccgttcacctgctccgagtgtgggaagggattcaggaatTCAACCCAGCTGCGGATACACCGGCGCgtccacaccggggagagaccgttcacctgctccgagtgtgggaagggattcagtaattcatcTGACCGGCAGAAACACAGGCGGCTTCACaccggggaaaggccgttcacttgttctgagtgtgggaaaggtttcaccgtttcatccaccttgctggcacaccagcgggttcacacaggggagagaccgttcatgtgttctgagtgtgggaagggattctgtaattcatccagcctgctgactcaccagcgagttcacaccagggagagaccgCTCAtgtgttctgagtgtgggaagggattcagtgattcatccagcctgctgagGCACCGGCAGCTTCATGCCGAGAAGAGGCCCTTCaaatgctcagagtgtgggaagggattcactcggccaTCCACCCTGCGGAGGCACCAACGCGTTCACAAACAAGCAGAGAGTTTGGATTCTGCTGTCATTGCTGCTGTTCATCACATTCAGGAATGA